CATCCAGGTTCTCGAGGTATTCCGCCCCGTGGAAATAGAAAAAGTTTGAGTAGGGATCCTGCCGATAACGTTCGGACATTTCGAATTCCAGCGGTAGAAAGTGCGACATCATGATTTTCGGGCGTTGTGCAGTAAGTTCGCGAAATACAATGTCATAATGCCGCCAGAGTTTGTCGGCGTTGTTCTGCATGTATTTCCAGTGACGAGCGTCGAACCAGCGTGTCGCCCACAGGATTTTGTTCGCAATTTCGGACGCGGCAGGCGAATGTTTGTACTTAAAATCGCACATACCCATGCAACCCGCAACGCCTTCTGCGATGCGGTTTTCGAGCAGGAGAATATTCGGGATTTTCCCTGCTTCAGCAAGGAAGTACTTTATTTTGCTTTCGGATGTAGCAAATTCCTTGTCTGCTCCGAAGCGCCCCAGATGCTCAGTGATGATGTCGTGGTTCCCGAAGCACACGTAAACCGCACTGTATTTTTCGGCAATGAACTTCAGAAACTCCACATAAGTAAAGTAATCGTTCGCGATATCGCCCGCAATACAGCAGGCATCCGCCGGCAAGAAGTGGCGTTCAAAGTAGTCTACGAAATGTTTGCGTAGTATGGCGACAGTACGGGTTACCGGCGCATAGAAATCAACATGCAAATCGATGATAAAGTAGTAAGTCATGTCTCAAATCTATACTTGGGTATTTGGGGCGTCAAGGGGACGAACTGCGAGTTGGATTTCCCAAAATTTCAATGAAATTCGGACATTTTTCGAATATTCCAAATTTCGTTGAAAAAAGATTCAAAATGCGGGTATTGGGAAAAATGCTACGACATTTTATTTGCTACGTCACAGGAAATTCTATACAAAATGGCGAGGCTGTCAATCCGTCTAATTAGGCTGAATCAGGTTTTTCGACCAATTCATACACAATATAAATTTTTTTGTCACCAAAAGAGTTTGATTACAAACCGAATCGCAGCGAAATTTTGTACGGTTTGCCATTTCTGATTATGGTCATCTTCCAAGTATCACCTATATTCGACGCATTCCTTATGTCAACAAAATCTGCAGTAGTGTATATTTTTCTTCCATTGATTTTGGTAATAATATCGCCATGAAAAACATTAGCATAATAAGCAACGGAATTTTCAAATACAGTGATTATTTTACAACCAACATTTTGTTTATACGTATCACGATCTTTTTGAGATAAATTCGCTACAGTAAAACCAGGGGCATACTGCATTCTATATTTTTCAGGAATCGGAATAAAAAAATATGCGGAATAGTCATATCTATCTATAGAGTATGAATATGTTGAATAAGATGTGGTTGTGTAGGTATGACCCATCCCATATGCATCAATATAAGAATGGTAGTGAGTTTGGGGAGAAGAAAAAACTCCGTTTCGCGTATCTGTGTATGATTTTGACCAAATGACAACTTTAGCCTTGACTTCTTTACTAAAATTGGCGATACTACGGTAAACAGCATTTTCGCTGTAATTCGGGCCGTTGAAACCAGAGTTCCCAATACACCAATACCATCGAGAAGTGACTTCTCTGTACTTCGCGTCCAGGTCTGAAGTTTTCATCAAAACAGGTTCTTCACCCTCTTTCAAGTATGCTTCTTGCGGGAAATAATTTTCGTTGAACCACGGATTATAAAAAGATTTGAAACCGGATGCACAACCTACGAAGAAAATGGCAACGAGACTCATTATAAGCATTTTCTTCATATTATTCTCCGAATGGTTAACATGTTCAAATATAGGTATTTTTCTATTAGGAATTATCACGAAGGTTTATCTGTAGTTGAACAGAAGGTTCTATTGCTTTAGAAGTCGTTTTTGTATAGATTGAGGACATGACAGAAGAAAACTTCGAAGATAATCTGGGCTGGAAGGCCTTTGCGGAATTGCGCAGGCAAGTTCAATGCAGCGCTGCTGCTGGAATAAGCGAAACTGAAGTAGAAGCAGAGATTGCGGCATATCGTTCTAGAAAAGAACAGAGCGCAAAGTAGTCCTCCTGATCGTTGCCAATCTGATTTTTGCGTTAGGGATAGTGACCCTTGGCGGCGCTGTGGCGCCGTTTTAGCAGGTAAGCGGCGAGCGGAGCGAAGACGGTTGCCGCTAAAATATAGCCCGGCCCGCGCAGTGGCGCGGGAAACGCCCGTTTTTTCCGTTTACAGTTATAACTTAAATCTATTACCAAGTATAGTTAAATAGTATGTATTTATGCCTTGACAGGGCCAATTTCAAATTCTATTTTATTTCACACAAGATTGATAGGAATAACAAAATGTTTTGCGATTCCTAAGCATTCGAAGGAGCGCCTATGAGTAGTGACTGTCGAATGCCGAGAGGCATTCTGAAAACGAACTAGCCGAAAGTCTTTTGTCCTTAGGACTTTGCAGGTTAGAAAAACAAGCCTAAGGATATCTCCAAAATCAAACTTTAGCGAGCAAGGGTCAATGAAGAACCCCGTTGCTTGCTGTAACCTAAAAGGAATTTTTACCATGACGACACAGAATAAGCTCCATTTTGAAACTCTCCAGGTTCACGTTGGCCAGGAACATGCAGATCCCACAACCGATTCTCGCGCAGTTCCCATCTACCAGACCACTTCCTACGTGTTCCATAGCGCTCAGCATGCCGCTGACCGTTTCGCCCTGAAGGACGCCGGTAACGTCTATGGCCGTATCAACAACTCTACGCAGGGTGTGCTCGAAGAACGTATCGCTGCCCTCGAAGGTGGTGTTGCCGCTCTCGCCGTCGCTTCCGGTGCAGCTGCCATTACCTACGCCATTACGGCTCTCGCCCGCAAGGGTGACCACGTGGTTGCACAGCGTACGGTTTACGGCGGTACCTTCAACCTGCTGCAGCACACGCTCCGCGACTTCGGTATCGAAACGACTTTCGTTGACACCCACGACCTCAAGAGTGTCGAAGCAGCTGTCAAGAGCAACACGAAGCTCATCTTTATCGAAACGCTCGGCAACCCGCATTCCGACATCCCGGATATCGAAGCCATTTCCGAAATCGCCCACAAGAACAAGATTCCTCTGGTGATCGACAACACCTTCGGTACGCCTTATCTTATCCGTCCGCTTGAACACGGCGCTGACATTGTGGTGCATTCCGCTACCAAGTTTATCGGTGGCCACGGCACGACTCTCGGCGGTATCATCGTGGACGGCGGCAAGTTCGATTGGGCTGCATCCGGCAAGTTCCCGCACTTCACCGAAGTGAACCCGAGCTACGGTATTCCTTTCACCGCGACGGGCGCCGCTGCTTACGTGATCTACGTTCGCACGATTCTCCTCCGCGACGAAGGTGCTGCAATTTCTCCGTTCAACGCATTCCTCCTGTTGCAGGGTGTCGAAACGCTTTCTCTCCGCCTGGATCGCCATGTGGAAAATACCAAGAAGGTTATCGAATTCCTCACCAAGCATCCGAAGGTTACCCGCGTGAGCCACCCGAGCCTCCCGAACCATCCGGACCACAAGCTTTATCAGAAGTACTTCCCGAATGGCGGCGGTTCTATCTTCACCTTCGACATCAAGGGTGGTCAGGAAGAAGCTTTCAAGTTCATTGACAACCTGAAAATTTTCAGCCTGCTTGCAAACGTCGCCGACGTGAAGAGCCTCGTGATTCACCCGTACACCACCACGCACGCCGAACTTTCTCCGGAAGAACTGGCTGCCGCCGAAATTACCCCGGCAACGATCCGCGTGTCTATCGGTACGGAACATTACGAAGACATTATCGCTGACTTGGAAAACGGCTTCGCCGCTATCTAAAAGTTCCATTGCGTGAACAACATCCCTCGTTCGTCATGCAGGCGGGCCGTAGGTAAGGATGATTCTAGTCCTGCTCGAGAGTTTGGTACTGGATTCTTTGCCCACGGTTCCAGCTGGCGGCGGGGATTATTTTTATTGATGTTTACAAGGAGAGTACATCATGATAGACTTCGAATATTATAATCCTGCGAAAATTGTATTTGGCGAACATAGTGAACAGAAGTTAAAATCGCTTTTGGCTGCGTACGACGTGAAGTCGCTTCAGCTTGTTTACAGCGGCGATTTTATCAAGACGCTCGGCATTTATGACGTGATCAAGGACGCTGTCAAGGAACTCGGGATTCGTTTTTCCGAAAACGGGAATGTGGTACCGAACCCGACCATTGACCTGGTGCGCGAACTCGTGAAGCAGGGCAAGGAAAACCAGGTGGACTTTGTGCTCGCGGTCGGTGGCGGAAGCTCCATTGATACGGCAAAAGCGGTGGCGCTTGGCATTCCGTATGACGGCGATGTGTGGGACTTCTTTGAAAAAGGCATCTCGCCCAAGCAGGTTTTGCCGATTGGCGTGATCGCAACGACGGCTTCGAGCGGTTCCGAGACTTCGAACGCGGCAATTCTTTCGAGCGGTGAATGGAAACTCGGCTTTGAAGATGACCGGATCATTCCGAAATTTGCCATCATGAACCCGAAATACACGGTGGGCCTGCCGGCATACCAGACTTTCGTGGGAATCGCGGACGTACTTTCGCACTTGCTGGAACGCTATTTCTCTGACGAGAAAAATTCCGACACAACGGACTACCTGATTGAAGGCGCAATTCGTGCATTGCTCGTGAATGCGGACAAACTCTTGAAAGATCAGAAGGATGTCAATGCCCGTGGTGAAATCCAGTGGCTCGCGAGCGTTGCCCACGGCGGATTTTTGGATGCAGGGCGTCGCGCGGACTGGGGATCGCACCGAATCGAGCATGAGCTTTCGGCGCAGTACAACATCACTCACGGCGAAGGCATGGCCGTTGTCACCGTCGCTTGGAGCAAGTACATGGCCGAGAAAAAGCCCTGGAGGCTTGCGCTTTTGGCAAGCAGGGTTTTCGGAGTAGATTCGTTCAACTACAGCGAAACGGAACGCGCTTATATTTTGTCAGAAAAACTGGCTGCATTCTTCAAGAAGCTGCACCTCGCAACGAGCCTGGCAGAACTCAAGATTGACAACAAGGACTTTGACGCTATGGCTGCACGCGCAACGCGTAACGGCAAGGTCGGGCACTATGTTCCGCTGGATGCCGCAGCAATCAAGGATATCTTGAAAATCGCGTTGTAATAAAAAACTTCAACAAAAAACAATAACAAAAACGGTGCGAATGCACCACAAGGAGAGTATAAACAATGGCAAGAGTACATTTAAAACAACCGAACGAATTGACTGGCGAAGCAAAGGCTGCTTACGAAAAGCTGGAAGCTGCAGGCAAGGTGACCAACATGAAGTTGGTGATGCTCCAGGATTACGGCATCTACAAGGCTTTCATGGGCTGGTACGACGCTTGGGAAAGCCTCGAAAAGGCGGTTGGCCTGCGTGCGGCAACGATTTTTGCACACTCGGTTTCTACGACTAACGGCTGCCTTCTCTGCTCGCTGTTCTTCATTAGCGATTTGAAGGCTCTGGGGCTTGATCCGAACAACTTCGAAACTTCGGAAAACGAAAAGCTTTTGCAGCAACTGGGCCAGCAGATCGTGAAGGATCCGACAAAGGTTCCCGACGAACTTTTCGAAGGACTGCGCAAGTTCTATACCGACGAACAGATTATCATTATCGTGGGCTTTGGCGCTCAGATGCAGGCGACGAACAACTTCAATTCTGTCTTGGGTGTTGACGTTGACAAGCGTCTTCTGCCTTTGAAGGAACTGTTCAAGCCCGCTACTTGGAGAGAAAATATCAAGTAATTTGTACTCTCCGTACAACCTGGCGCTCCTGGAAATATTCGAAGTCCATTTTCAGGGGCGCCTTTTTTGAACTTTTTTCACGGAGATTGAATGAACATTGTACTGACTATTTCTGGATTCCTGATCGCTTTCTTGGTGAATTTGCTTTTCCCGCAGGTGGCCGAGAATGTGCGAATCAGGGAATATGCTTTTGGCAGTTTTACGGTTGACGACAATTTGGCTTACCGCTTGGTTTTGCTCGCCATTATCGCCTATTATGCCATTTACGCGATCGTACTGTTTGTCCGCAAGGCAAGTGCTAATAAAGTCGCGAAGTTTTATGCAGGATCGAGGTTCCGTTTTGCGGTGGGGCTTGCGCTTGCCGCATGGGATATTCTCGGAACTAAGCTGCTGTTTTTGCCGCAGCCGTTCTTTCCGGGGCCCGCGATTATCATGGACGCCTTTATTGGCGACACCAAGTTCATCTGGCAGAATACGCTTTACTCGTTGCGTCTTTTTGTAGCCGGATTTTCGGTGGGTGTAGTGACAGGCGTGTTGACGGGGGTACTGATCGGTTGGTATCCGAGGGCTCGTTACTGGATTTTGCCGGTGCTCAACATTTGCGGCGTGATTCCAGCGGTGGCATGGATGCCTTTTGCGCTGACGCTTTTTCCGACTTCGTTTGCGGCGGCGACTTTCTTGATTGCGATTTGCTCCTGGTTCCCGGTGGCGACTATGACGGCCGACGGGGTGCAGGGTACGCCGAAGTCGTTGTTTGAACTTTCGCGCACTTTTGGCGCGGGGCAGCTGTACCAGATTTTCCATATTGCGATTCCCCATGCAATGCCGCAGATTTTTACGGGCATTATGACGGCGGCGGCATTCGGCTTTACTACGCTCGTGATGGCCGAAATGATGGGGCAGCCGGGCGGTCTTGGCTACTACATTAACACTTCGAAGGTTTGGAGCGCTTATTACAAAGTGTTCGCGGCGATTGTCGTGATGGCAGTGTTGTTCTCCGCGATTTTGAAGGTGGTTGGCGCGGTACAGCGTTATGTGCTTCGCTGGCAGAAAGGCGTTGTGCGATAGGAGGCGATGATGACGGATATTTTAGATAAAGAAAAAATCTTGAAGATTCGCGAAGTAAACCGTTCCTTTATCGATGAACGTACAGGCGAGCCGCGGCAGATTTTGAAGGATATCAATCTTTCTGTTTTTGAGGGCGAATTCATTTCGATTTTAGGAGCATCGGGTTGCGGCAAGACGACACTTTTGCGCTTGATTGCAGGGCTTGACCCGGTTCAAGAAGGCAAAATTATTCTTGATGGCGAGCCGGTGCATGGACCAGATTCCAAGCGCGGTTACGTGTTCCAGCAGGGTTGCCTTTTCCCGTGGCTCACGGTAGAAGACAACATCGCGATGGGCCTCAAGATTCGTGGCGTTTATAAGCAGAACAAGGACAAGGTTCACGAATTTATCGAGAAAATCGGTCTTGGCGGATTCGAAAAGAATTTCCCGCACCAGATTAGTGGCGGTATGGCGCAGCGTGTGGCGATTGCGCGTGCGTTGATTAACGAGCCTGAAATCTTGTTGCTTGACGAACCTATGGGTGCGCTGGATTCTTTTACGCGTGCCGACATTCAGAACTTGCTTTTGGAACTTCGCAAGGAACGCAATACCACGATGATTCTGGTGACCCACGATATTGACGAAGCGCTTTATCTGTCTGACCGTATCGTGATTATGACGCCGCGTCCGGGGCGCATTAGCGAGGTGCTTGAAATTCGCGACAGCTTCCCGCGTGAAAGAGGCTCGGCGCAGTTCCTGGAAAAGCGTCGCAATATTTTGGAACGCTTTAATCTTGCACGTTCCAATACGGCACCGGAATACGTTATATAAAAAGAGTGGAATAAAAACATCGCATACCATTATTTGCGCCATTTTTTAGACGAAGGTTACTGCAAAATGCAGTAACCTTTTTAATTTGCCTGTTTACATGACGGATACGAAAAACGCCCCCGACGTTTGGAGGATTACGTCGAGGGCGTTGGAGTGTGCAACAAAAGAAACTTTCTGGAGTATCTTACTGG
The window above is part of the Fibrobacter sp. UWH4 genome. Proteins encoded here:
- a CDS encoding metallophosphoesterase; amino-acid sequence: MTYYFIIDLHVDFYAPVTRTVAILRKHFVDYFERHFLPADACCIAGDIANDYFTYVEFLKFIAEKYSAVYVCFGNHDIITEHLGRFGADKEFATSESKIKYFLAEAGKIPNILLLENRIAEGVAGCMGMCDFKYKHSPAASEIANKILWATRWFDARHWKYMQNNADKLWRHYDIVFRELTAQRPKIMMSHFLPLEFEMSERYRQDPYSNFFYFHGAEYLENLDDGSIWQAGHTHTAIKREYIDPLGKKHLLLCNPVGYPDENPYAEYGLKREDFLVKVE
- a CDS encoding PDZ domain-containing protein, which codes for MKKMLIMSLVAIFFVGCASGFKSFYNPWFNENYFPQEAYLKEGEEPVLMKTSDLDAKYREVTSRWYWCIGNSGFNGPNYSENAVYRSIANFSKEVKAKVVIWSKSYTDTRNGVFSSPQTHYHSYIDAYGMGHTYTTTSYSTYSYSIDRYDYSAYFFIPIPEKYRMQYAPGFTVANLSQKDRDTYKQNVGCKIITVFENSVAYYANVFHGDIITKINGRKIYTTADFVDIRNASNIGDTWKMTIIRNGKPYKISLRFGL
- a CDS encoding O-acetylhomoserine aminocarboxypropyltransferase/cysteine synthase family protein; its protein translation is MTTQNKLHFETLQVHVGQEHADPTTDSRAVPIYQTTSYVFHSAQHAADRFALKDAGNVYGRINNSTQGVLEERIAALEGGVAALAVASGAAAITYAITALARKGDHVVAQRTVYGGTFNLLQHTLRDFGIETTFVDTHDLKSVEAAVKSNTKLIFIETLGNPHSDIPDIEAISEIAHKNKIPLVIDNTFGTPYLIRPLEHGADIVVHSATKFIGGHGTTLGGIIVDGGKFDWAASGKFPHFTEVNPSYGIPFTATGAAAYVIYVRTILLRDEGAAISPFNAFLLLQGVETLSLRLDRHVENTKKVIEFLTKHPKVTRVSHPSLPNHPDHKLYQKYFPNGGGSIFTFDIKGGQEEAFKFIDNLKIFSLLANVADVKSLVIHPYTTTHAELSPEELAAAEITPATIRVSIGTEHYEDIIADLENGFAAI
- a CDS encoding iron-containing alcohol dehydrogenase, whose protein sequence is MIDFEYYNPAKIVFGEHSEQKLKSLLAAYDVKSLQLVYSGDFIKTLGIYDVIKDAVKELGIRFSENGNVVPNPTIDLVRELVKQGKENQVDFVLAVGGGSSIDTAKAVALGIPYDGDVWDFFEKGISPKQVLPIGVIATTASSGSETSNAAILSSGEWKLGFEDDRIIPKFAIMNPKYTVGLPAYQTFVGIADVLSHLLERYFSDEKNSDTTDYLIEGAIRALLVNADKLLKDQKDVNARGEIQWLASVAHGGFLDAGRRADWGSHRIEHELSAQYNITHGEGMAVVTVAWSKYMAEKKPWRLALLASRVFGVDSFNYSETERAYILSEKLAAFFKKLHLATSLAELKIDNKDFDAMAARATRNGKVGHYVPLDAAAIKDILKIAL
- a CDS encoding carboxymuconolactone decarboxylase family protein, producing the protein MARVHLKQPNELTGEAKAAYEKLEAAGKVTNMKLVMLQDYGIYKAFMGWYDAWESLEKAVGLRAATIFAHSVSTTNGCLLCSLFFISDLKALGLDPNNFETSENEKLLQQLGQQIVKDPTKVPDELFEGLRKFYTDEQIIIIVGFGAQMQATNNFNSVLGVDVDKRLLPLKELFKPATWRENIK
- a CDS encoding ABC transporter permease; its protein translation is MNIVLTISGFLIAFLVNLLFPQVAENVRIREYAFGSFTVDDNLAYRLVLLAIIAYYAIYAIVLFVRKASANKVAKFYAGSRFRFAVGLALAAWDILGTKLLFLPQPFFPGPAIIMDAFIGDTKFIWQNTLYSLRLFVAGFSVGVVTGVLTGVLIGWYPRARYWILPVLNICGVIPAVAWMPFALTLFPTSFAAATFLIAICSWFPVATMTADGVQGTPKSLFELSRTFGAGQLYQIFHIAIPHAMPQIFTGIMTAAAFGFTTLVMAEMMGQPGGLGYYINTSKVWSAYYKVFAAIVVMAVLFSAILKVVGAVQRYVLRWQKGVVR
- a CDS encoding ABC transporter ATP-binding protein produces the protein MMTDILDKEKILKIREVNRSFIDERTGEPRQILKDINLSVFEGEFISILGASGCGKTTLLRLIAGLDPVQEGKIILDGEPVHGPDSKRGYVFQQGCLFPWLTVEDNIAMGLKIRGVYKQNKDKVHEFIEKIGLGGFEKNFPHQISGGMAQRVAIARALINEPEILLLDEPMGALDSFTRADIQNLLLELRKERNTTMILVTHDIDEALYLSDRIVIMTPRPGRISEVLEIRDSFPRERGSAQFLEKRRNILERFNLARSNTAPEYVI